DNA sequence from the Neosynechococcus sphagnicola sy1 genome:
TATCAGCAGGGAGATAATAACTATTTGGTTAGTACTGGCCCCGCAGCTACTGAAGTGTTTAATCTCAGTAGCGATGGCTTGGGAAATAAAATTATCGGCACCGCCTACAACTGCTCTGGTGGCACCACCCCCTGGGGCACCATCCTCTCCGCCGAAGAAAACTTTCAAGGCAGCAGCTTGTTTTTTATGGGCGTCCAGGAAGGCGTATTACCCAACGGCACCCAAACCAGCTATATCAGCGGCACCAGTGGGGCTGAATTTGGTCTAGTGGGTGAAAAATATGGCTGGTTGACCGAAATTGATCCAGCAAACCCCAACTTCCGCCCTCGCAAGCACACCGCCCTTGGTCGCTTCCGTCATGAGAACATCGCCATGCGGGTTGAGCCAGGGAAGAAGCTGGTCGCCTACATGGGGGATGACCGTCGGGGGGGGCACACTTGGAAATACGTCAGTACCAATCAAGTCGTCACCCCCACGGACAAAGCCAACAGTAGCCTCTTTGCCAAAGGAAAGCTCTACGTGGCTCAGTTCAATGCCAATGGCACAGGACGCTGGATCCTCCTCTCCCTCAATTCGCCTGTAAACCCCGCAACTCCTTCGGTTTTAGGGGCTATTGAATTGGCTGCCCTGGGTTCTGTCTCGCGGGGCGGCAATACCCGGCTCCCCAAACGCGATGGCATCGCTGGTCAAGTGGGAGATGGCGGTTCCCTGGTGGTGACGGTGACAGGGGCTGGTGCCCTCACAGAAGCTCAGGTGATTGACAGCTACAAAACCAAAGCTGGCACCAAGGCAGCTGGGCAGTGTCTTCCTGTCCGACTATTACACCAGTCAGGGAGCCATTCTCTCCGATGCTTTCCTGGCAGCCAATCTAGCGGGGGGCACCCCCACCGCTCGTCCCGAAGACATCGAGGTCAATCCCCGTAATCCCCGTGAAGTTTTCATCTCCTACACCGATGGGGCACCGGGGAGCGATGGCTATCCTGATTCCCATGTCTTCCAGGTTTCCAAGACCTTCTCTGGCATCAACGGCACCCAGCAGTCGGGGGGACTCTACAAAATCATTGAAGACAGTACTGACAGCACCGGACTCACCTTTAGATGGCAACGCTTTGTTCAAGGCGGTGAGGCTGGCTCCATTGCCGGGGCAGGGTTTGCCAACGTAGACAATCTGGTCTTCGATCCCCAAGGCAATATCTGGGGGGTAACGGATATGTCCACGGATCTGCAAAATGGTTTCTCCGTGGGCTCTCCCAATATACCAACGACCATTGATCACGCCAAAACTGGGGATGTCAGCACACTGGTTGGGGTGTTTGGCAGCAACTGGATGTTCTTTATTCCCACCACGGGTCCCGATGCTGGGAAAATGGTGCCCTTTGCCCAAGGCCCGAATCGCTGTGAGATGACTGGCCCAACCTTTGTTGGCGGTGACACCCTGATTATTTCGGTACAGCACCCGAGTGAGGATTGTTTGATTGGATCGACAACGGTCTTGAATCGGGATATCCCAATGCTGGATCTCAACGGCACACTGTTTACCCAAAACCGCAATGTGCCCCAGGGGAGTAATTGGCCCAGCAATATCGAGGGCAACCTCAATGGCCCCCCTCGTCCTTCTGTGATTGGTATCCGCCGCATCAACTCCACAGGGCGTTTTGTCTAAAATTGGGTTGATTTCGGTTCATTGAAGTAAGGAGTGCTGGCAATTTCAGGCAGATTGTCAGCACTTTTTGTTGCAGGATGCTGTCAATTTCCCCAATGGCGAAGTTATGACAGTATGTTAGGAGTCGATTGATACTCAACCGATTCAGGTTCCCGTTCCCTCGTTGTTGACTCCACTTCTGCCTGTTCAGTTTTACTTCGGCGATCTCCATGCAAGCAACCACTCCGATTCTTTCCGTTTGGCAGCGCCTTAAAAATCGTGAAATTAGCTGTGAAGAAGCCATCCATTTGCTAGTCGATGGCGACGGCAACGTCAATCTGGAACTGCTAGATCAGGATGTGACCAGTCGATTCCTACGGGAGTTTCCGGATCGCAACAACTTGCCTCCCTTGCTACCGCTCTTGTTGTGGCGTAACTGTTACTACCTGGGTAGCCCTGGGAAGCTGCTGCCGGAGGCCATCAAAGACTTAAGTAATCGGGTGTTCACCGACATTAAGATCATTCCGGTTTCGGATAAGAGCTTCCGTAATTGGTTCCACACCCAAAAGCTCGATCACCATCGCATTAGCGCCGATCCCCTGGTCAACCCCCTGACGGGGGAAGTGGAGCAAGAAGATATTGGTGAGGTCACGGAGATTTACCTCTCGAAGGCGGTTGACCAGATTGGCCGGATTCGTACCATCATCTCAGGAGCACTGCGGAATCGGGCCAGTGACATTCACCTGGAACCGCAACCCGATGGGCTGTTAGTGCGTTACCGCATTGATGGGATTCTGCGGAATATTACTATCTTGCCCCCTGAGGTCAGCCGTCGTGCCGTGGTTGCCCTAAAGGTAATGTCAGATATGGACATTGCTGAGAGTCGTCGTCCCCAAGATGCCCGGATTGGTGCCAAGTACACTGCTGGGCAGGATGGAGACTTAGGACTTGATATGCGGGTGAGTACACTCCCCTGCGTTGGGGGGGAAAAGGCGGTAATTCGGCTCTTACCCCGGGAAAACCCTTTCGCCAGTATGGCGGAATTGGGGTTTTCCCAGAAAACTCTGGCTATTTACCAGCGCTGGCTCAGTCAACCCCAAGGGATGATCATCTTTACAGGCCCGACGGGATCGGGGAAAACCAGTACCCTCTATACCAGTTTGCAGGCGATCGCCCAGGAACATGTGAATGTCGTAACTGTGGAAGATCCGGTGGAGTATATTCTCCCCCGAATTACCCAGACCCAGGTGAATGAACTGGCGGGTATGACTTTTGCTGTGGGCTTACGGGCAATTCTCCGTCAAGACCCTGACATTATCATGGTAGGGGAAGTTCGGGATCATGAAACCGCCGAAACTGCGGTTCGGGCAGCGCTCACCGGACACCTGGTATTGACCACCCTCCACACCAATGATGCCATCAGCGCGATTCCCCGTCTCAAAGACATTGGCCCTGACCCCGGTCTGATCAGCGATGCCTTGTTGGGAATTGTGGCGCAACGTCTGGTGCGGAAAATTTGCCCCCACTGTACCCAACCCTATCAACCCAGCGACAATGACTTGAAGGTACTGGGTCTGGCTCGCGAACAGGCCAATCCCATGACTTGGCGCAAAGGCCAAGGCTGTGCTCGCTGCTTCAACTCGGGCTTTTTAGGGCGGGAGGCCATTATTGAGTTACTGGATGTCGATGAAATGGTGCGACAAATCATCTATGAAGGCACGATTACCCAGCTCAATCGCTATTTGCAAGAACGTAACTACGATTCCTTCCGCAAGGCGGCAATTTTGAAGGTGACCTCCGGGGTGACCACAATTTCAGAGGTATTGCGGGTTCTGCCCCACAGTGCCCTCTATCGCAAAGCCAGTCAGGCGGCTTCGCCAGCTGTCCCCCAATCTGGTTCCTAACCCTACGATGATAGGTTCATACTCAGAATCGATGCTAAACCTATGTCTCTAAAACCTATAGACCCAGCTTTCTCGGAAATCACTGTCGAAGCGTTGAGATATTACTTACAGACTCAGTCTGCTGCGGGCATCCAACTGTTAGATGTTCGGGAACCCCAAGAAGTTGAGATCGCCCACCTTGAGGGGTTTGAGAATTGGCCCCTGAGTCAGTTCCCTCAGTGGTCGGACACCCTATCAACGCGCCTAGACCCCCACGCTGAAACCATTGTCATCTGCCACCATGGGATGCGTTCAGCTCAGATGTGCCAGTGGTTAGTGCAGCAGGGATTTACCCAGGTCAAAAATTTGGTGGGGGGCATTGACGCCTATTCCCTCAGGGTTGATCCAACGATTCCTCGTTATTAAGCAGATGCCTCTCCCTTGGGATGGTCAAAGACCGCTCTCCGAGCATCGCCCCCTGATGGTCTTCCAGACTCCCTACCCCCAGCGTTGATGACAGGCAGTCATTGGGTCGAGGTCTTAGTGGACTGTCCAGGGGCACAGGGACTCTACACCTACAGCCTGCAACCCGACCAGGTGGTGCAGCCCGGTGATATTCTCAGCGTCCCCTTTGGCGCCCAACAGGTGGGGGCGATCGCAATTCGTTGCCTCGCTCAGTTACCTTCCGATCTGCCCCCTGATCGGGTGCGACCCGTCGAAGAGGTGATTACCCCAGCCTTCTTTCCCAGTCACTACTGGGCGTTGCTGGAACAGGTGGCTCAGTATTACCTCACCCCGTTAATAGCCGTGATTCGCGTGGCGCTGCCCCCAGGACTTTTGGGGCGATCGCAGCGGCGGATTCGACTCATCCCCTCCCCTCCCTCCCCCACCGCCGAACTCCCCCTCAGTGCCCCTGCCCAACAACTCCTAGGGCTGCTCCAGCAACAAGCGGCGGGGGATTATTCCTGGCGTTATCTGCAACAACAGGTGCCCGCCGCCCCGCGCGGGTTGCGTGAACTTCAGCAACGGGGCTGGGTGGAGAGCTATCTAGAACCCCCGACCTCGGTGCGCCCGAAGCAACGTCAGGCCGTCACCCTGGTGACAACACCGGGCTATGCCATGACCCAACTCAGCCCTCGGCAGCAAGAGGTGTTGCAGGTGCTCCAGGGACAGGGCGGGGAATTATGGCTCAGTGACCTGTTGCAACGGTGCCGCACCAGTACGGGCACCTTTAAAAAAGCTGGCGCAGCAGGGCTGGGTGGTGATTCAATCCCAGGAAGTTCTCCGAGGTGAAGTCGGCGCTGTCTCCGTTCCCGATCATCCCCAAATGCTGACAGCCGATCAAACGGTGGCGGTGACGGCGATCGCCCAACTCTCTGGGGCAGCTCAGGTTCTACTCCATGGGGTCACTGGATCGGGTAAAACGGAAGTCTATCTCCAAGCGATCGCCCCGATTCTCCAACGGGGAGATTCTGTCCTGGTTTTGGTGCCAGAAATCGGCCTCACCCCCCGAACTCACCGATCGCTTTCGCGCCCGGTTTGGCAATCAAGTCTGTGTATACCACAGCGCCTTATCGGAAGGAGAGCGCTACGATACCTGGCGACAAATGCTCTGTAGCCATCCCCAGGTGGTTATTGGCACCCGATCGGCGGTCTTTGCTCCCCTACCCCGACTGGGTTTGATCATTCTGGATGAAGAACACGACACCAGTTTTAAGCAAGACTCTCCAGCTCCCTGTTACCATGCCCGAACCATTGCCCAGTGGCGAGCAGCCTTAAGTCACTGTCCCCTGATTCTCGGGTCTGCGACCCCCTGCCTGGAAACCTGGATCAGCACCCAAGCCGTCACCCAGAATTATGGCGAAACCCAGGGGGGTTCCCTGCCCCCCTATTACCTCGCCCTCCCAGAACGGATTTACGCCCGCCCCCTCCCCCCTGTAGAGATCATTGATATGCGGGAGGAATTGCACCAAGGGAATCACTCAATTTTTAGCCGTGCCCTCCAGTCAGCCTTACGAGATCTGTCAACCAAACAGCAGCAAGGCATCCTATTTATCCACCGGCGGGGGCATAGCACCTTTGTCTCTTGCCGCAGTTGCGGTAACGTGCTCGACTGCCCCAATTGTGATGTCTCCCTGTCTTACCATTGGACTCACGAACAGGCCCAGCCGTTATTGCGTTGTCACTACTGCAACTTTAGTCAGCGCCATCCCCCCCGAATGCCCCAGTTGTAGCTCTCCTTATTTGAAGCATTTTGGCAGCGGCACCCAGCGCGTCACCCAGGAACTCACACGCCAGTTTCCCCAGTTGCGATGGCTGCGATTCGACAGCGATACCACCCGCACTAAAGGATCTCACAGGGCACTGCTGAGCCGCTTTGCCCAGGGGGAAGCCGATTTACTGGTGGGGACTCAAATGCTCACCAAAGGTATTGATTTGCCCCAGGTGACCCTCGTGGGGGTGGTTGCCGCCGATGGGTTGTTGCATTTGTCAGACTACCGTGCCAATGAACGCGCTGCCCAAACCCTGACCCAGGTCGCGGGTCGGGCAGGACGGGGGGGATGATCCAGGTCGCGTGATTCTTCAGACCTATACCCCTGACCATCCGGTGATTCAAGCCGTTCAGCGCCATGACTATCTTGCCTTCATGCAGGCGGAACTCCAGCAACGCCAGGGACTTCACTACCCACCCTATGGACAGTTAATCTTACTGCGCTTTAGTAGTACGGATGCTGAGGTCGTGGAGGCAACCGCAGAGGAACTTGCGAGGGCACTCCAGGTGGTGCAAGCGGCCCATGAGGGGTTTGAAATTCTGGGACCCGCTCCCGCCCAAGTGATGCGGGTCGCTCGTCGCTTTCGTTGGCAAATTTTGCTGAAGTCCTTCCAGCCCTTACCAGAGGCGATTTTGAGTGATTTGACCCAATTACGCACCCTGTGCCCTCCTACGGTTAGCCTTACCCTGGATGTCGATCCCCTAAATTTGCTATGAGTGCCAGCACCCCATCTCTTAGATTTAAGGCTCTGGGGTCGAGTTGTAGAATATTCACAGACCTGAGCCGATCCTCAAGATCCAAAACACCTTGCTACTTAACCTATCCACAGTCCTGAACATTCCCCAAAAATTTCTGCGACGAGAGCTGTTGCCCCTGCTGGCAAATCTGCGCCTCGCCATTGGATTGTTATTGGCGATCGCCCTATTGAGCATCTCCGGTACCGTCATTGAGCAGGGACAGGCGGCGGCTTTCTATGAGGCGAATTACCCCGAACATCCGGCTCTCTTTGGCTTCCTCACCTGGAAAGTGTTGTTGTTACTGGGGCTGGATCACGTCTATCGCACCTGGTGGTTTTTATCGCTGCTGATTTTGTTTGGTTCCAGCCTCACGGCCTGTACCTTTACCCGTCAGATGATTGCGCTGCGCTGGTTTTCCCGCACCTGGAACTTTTATACTCAGCCCCGCCAATTTCGGAAGCTAGCCCTGAGTGCTGAACTGACAACGGGTTCCTTAGCCGATTTAGTTCCCCTGTTGCGGCAGCGTCGATACCGGATTTTTCAAGAGGGGAGTTCTCTCTATGCCCACAAAGGACTGGTGGGACGGATCGGGCCGATTGTCGTCCATGCCAGTATGTTGATCATCTTGGTGGGGGCCATTTGGGGAGCTATGACCGGATTTGTGGCCCAGGAGATGATTCCCAGTGGCGACACCTTTCAGGTGAAGAATATTGTGGATGCGGGGCCTTGGTCTCAAGCCCAGATGCCCCAGGATTGGTCGGTGAAGGTGAACCGCTTCTGGATTGACTATACCCCTGATGGGGTGATTGATCAGTTTTACTCCGATCTATCCGTTCTCGACCCCCAAGGGCAGGAAGTGGATCGCCAAACGATCCATGTGAATCAGCCCTTGAAGTACCAGGGCGTTACGTTTTACCAGGCAGATTGGGCGATCGCAGCGGTACAGGTGAAGATCAACAACAGTCCGATCTTGCAGATCCCCATGGCATCCTTACCCACCGAAGGCAGGGGGCGACTCTGGGGAACCTGGGTGCCCACCAAACCCGATATGAGCACGGGGGTCTCCCTGATTGCCAGGGATTTACAGGGAATGCTACTGGTCTATGACAGTACCGGGAAGTTAGTATCAACGGTGCGGAAGGGCATGTCCACGGATGTGGAAGGGGTGACCTTAGCGATCGCCGATCTGGTGGGCAGTACCGGACTGCAAATTAAAGCTGATCCAGGAGTTCCTATTGTTTATCTGGGGTTTGGGTTGTTAATGTTAGGGGTGATCATGAGCTACATCTCCCACTCCCAAGTCTGGGCACTGAAGCACGAAGGCTTCCGTTTATGTCGGGGGGGCGCACCAACCGCGCCCAGGTAGCCTTTGAGCGCGAACTCCTCACCGTGTTAGAGCAACTGAGTCAGCAACCTGTGGATGCTACCCCTGAATCGCTCTCCGAGTCCTGCGCTCGTTCCTAAGATTGAACTTATGACCATTCCCCAACCTCCCTCCGAGCAATTTTTAACCTTAGATCAGTCGGCTCAGGTGGATGCAGCCCTACTGTCCTCCCATGAAAAGTTTTTGACCCGGTTGACCCTGTCGTCGCTGAAGTTGTTGAAACATATCGCCCAGGAAAATCAGATCCCTATCGAAAACTTAACCACCCCTCAGGTGATTGCCTGGTTTGAGCAAGATAGCAAAGTTCGCCGGGAGCAAGGGTCTGAAGCTGCTTATCTGCAATGGTGATCAGCAAGCTCCCCCCATTTGCAGCCGTCCATTCATTGGGGTGCTCAAAAGAAAAAATGGGGTCAGCCTGCGTCTAGCTCACTGACCCCATCTGCCGATCCTTGTAAAGAGAGAAGAACACTGAAAATCACTATAAATTTATTGACAAATTTTGTCAATCTCTATTGAGAGTTTTTTCTCAGTAAATTTCAGATGAACTGGATTGACGCTAACCCTTGAGGATGGATTCTGGAAAATCAGGACTTAGATTTTGCACTGAAGCGACTGGAAGACGGCGGCAGCGTTTTTTTCGGCTTGTGGCCCCGTGGTCATCAGTACCACCAAGCGCTGACTATTGTTGAAAATAGTTGCAGCTTCGTAGCGGACAGCAGCCACCTCACGGTTGGAATTGACCAGGGTCAGGGTGCCAAACTGTTGCAGTACCTGCACCGACTGACCGCAAAAGGACAGGGATGTGGTTTGGGCGGTATCTACCTGAAACTGGCTCTCGCTCGGGTAATCTTCAGAAAAGGAGAGGGCGTAATCGGTGAGTTTCCAGGGATGCTCTTCACTCCCAGGGTCATCTACGGGCGCTTTCACAATCAAGAGGGCGGTGGCTGCGGGTTCAGTATCTGCTTGATCAGGGTTGCTACTAATCACCATTGCCACTTTCAGACCCCCAATGTTGACCCCAAAGATACCGGTGGAGCTGGGTGGGATCTGGTAGCTGATCATGCTTTGGGCGATCGCCTCGGCCCGCCGTGGATCAAAGGCATAGCGCACTGCTTTCATTCCCAACCCCATGAGAGCCACCATGACAAGCGCCACAGCACCCGCAGTAATGGCGATGCCTTCCCAGATACTGACGGAGTAATTCTGAGACAACTGGGGGATTGAGGGCGTTGCAGCGGTGGGAGGTAACTGATTCATGGCCGTTTCCCATTGGCACTGCTAGTGGATAAACCATCGTTGTCAGCCATCTGTGATTCCTCTCCCTGCCATCCAGAACTTAAGTCATCCACTGGTTGTCGCGTCCTCTGGCTCAATCGAGATCAACTCCCAGAAAATGATCTAAAAATCGAGTACGCCAGATGAGACGCAAAATCAAGCACCACTCTAAAGCCACGCAGCCAATAAAGAGATAACTGAAGTTACTTAAGCGAGACAATTCAAAAAATTGACGAAAAGCCGGAACCGCAACAATCACAAAGTAGCCCCCTAGGAGCACAACCGCAACCATGGCATAGCGCCAATCACCACTCAGGGGCTCTCCCCCCACCCAGGCGGTCGTTGGCGGCTTGAGAAAGGGGATTAGCAGCAGTTGCCCCATGATCAAAATCGTCACCAGGGCGGTGCGGGGAATTGCCAGATCGACATCGGTGAGTTCGGCCTCAGGAGGGAGATCGAGCACCGCTACCACTAGATAGAGCAAATAGATCAGTAACGATACCAAGGCCAGACTGAGACTGGCCGGGACAATGAAATGCAACATCGAGCGCACCATGCTGCGTCGGGGTAGGGCACCTGGTGTCGCCCAGACGGGAATGAACATGGTGGGGAAGCCGACCCCAATCAGGGCAATGATGGCACTTTGCTTATTTTCCAGGGGAAAGCTATCGGTGACCACCGCCGTGGCAAAAATCAGCAGGGTGACACACAAACCGCGTACCATAAACAGTTTCATCGCATCCTGTACCCCATTGCGAATCCGTTGACCTTCGAGAAAGGCTCGGGGTAAGGCGGCAAAGGAGTCATTGAGCAACACAATATCCGCAACCCCACGGGTGGCTTTGCTGCCACTTTCCATGGCGATCGCCAGATTGGCTTGTTTCAACGACAGCACATCATTGACCCCATCCCCCGTCATAGCGACATAGCGCCCGGAGTCCCGAAGACAGCGCACCAGCCGTGCCTTCTGATCGGGGGTAATTCGCCCAAAGATCGTACTGGTTTGAGCCACTTGGGCAAATTCTGCCGGATCCATCTGGGCAAGCTCCTGACCGGAAACCACCTTGATGTCAGACTGGAGTCCAGCCTGTCGAGCCAGGGCGGCAACGGTTTGGGGATTGTCCCCGGAAATAATTTTGACCTCAATACCCGCACGGGCAAACCCATCCAGGGTGGCTTTCGCTTCGGGACGCAGGGTATCGCCAAAGATCAGAATTCCCAGGGGCGTCAGGGGCGTTGGTAATTCAGGTGGGTCGGCGATCGCCAGTTCTCCTGGGTGATGGGCAAACAACAAGACCCGCAACCCCTGTTCGGTTCCAGCCTGAATCTGGGGTTGCAGGGTTGCGATCAAAGGGGTGACGGCTGCCAGAATTTCTGGGGCTCCCAGGACATAACTGCCGGGGTAATCGGGATGGTCAAACGCCAAAGCACTCCATTTTCGCGCCGAGGAGAAGGAAACTTCTGCCGCGATCGGGCGCACTTGACCTGGACAGACAGCGGCGATCGCCTCACTGGTGCGGTTGCCACTCTGGGTCGTGGCTGCATAATCCCCCAGGATTGCCAAGAGTTCGGCTTCGGGCAGATCAAGGGCCAGGACGGTTTGTAAGTGGATTTGATTGGTTGTCAAGGTGCCAGTTTTGTCTAGGCACAATACATTGATATTGCTCAAGGACTCCACTGCATTGGCCTGTTGGATCAACACATTCTGTCCCAACATCCGCACGGCTCCCAAACCGTAGGCCAGGGTAATGGCCAACAATAAGCCTGCGGGTACTAGTCCAGCAATCACCGCTACCCGCTGCACCACATCGTTCAGGGAATGCACCCGACTGACAAAGCTAATCCCCACTAAAATCCAGAGGAAACAAGCAATCAACTAAAAAAAAACCCCGAATCACCAGGTTAATCTCTTGCTGGAGTGGGGTCTGCATTTGGCGATAGGCTCGGGCTCCGGTCAGTTAACTGATAGGCGGTGGTAGCCGTACCGACCTTCTCGGCTCGGTAGTAGCCACTGCCGCTGACGCAAAAACTCCCTGAATAGACTCCATCGCCCTTCTCTTTGGGAATTAAATCCGATTCTCCTGTCAGCAGGGACTCATCGACCTCCATCCGCTTTTCCCCCACCACCTGACCATCGACTAAAATTTGATCTCCCGGTCGCAGGGGGAGCAAATCCCCCACCACCAAGGCGACCGGATCAACCGTTAGCTCCTCACCCTCCCGAATTACCGTGGCTTGGGGGCGGTGCAGCAGGGCGATTTCATCTAGTTTTTTCTTGGCCCAAATTTCTTGAACAATGTTAACTAATGCCCCCCCAAAGATCACCACCACCACCAACAGGGCATCCCCGACCCGCCCCAGAAATAGAAACACGAGGCAAATGCTAAAAAAACGCGGCGTTGATGAAGGTGAAAATATTTTCCTTCAGGATTTGTCGATAGGGGCGGCTGGTTTGCAGCCTGACATCATTCCCTAAACCAGCGGCCCGTTGCTGAGTGACTTGATCTTGAGTTAAGCCCTGCAACACCACAGTGGCATCTAAAATATCGGACTGACTCATGGA
Encoded proteins:
- a CDS encoding cytochrome c biogenesis protein — protein: MLLNLSTVLNIPQKFLRRELLPLLANLRLAIGLLLAIALLSISGTVIEQGQAAAFYEANYPEHPALFGFLTWKVLLLLGLDHVYRTWWFLSLLILFGSSLTACTFTRQMIALRWFSRTWNFYTQPRQFRKLALSAELTTGSLADLVPLLRQRRYRIFQEGSSLYAHKGLVGRIGPIVVHASMLIILVGAIWGAMTGFVAQEMIPSGDTFQVKNIVDAGPWSQAQMPQDWSVKVNRFWIDYTPDGVIDQFYSDLSVLDPQGQEVDRQTIHVNQPLKYQGVTFYQADWAIAAVQVKINNSPILQIPMASLPTEGRGRLWGTWVPTKPDMSTGVSLIARDLQGMLLVYDSTGKLVSTVRKGMSTDVEGVTLAIADLVGSTGLQIKADPGVPIVYLGFGLLMLGVIMSYISHSQVWALKHEGFRLCRGGAPTAPR
- a CDS encoding PhoX family protein; the encoded protein is MSNLSRRQLLVFFGAGTAAALLEPVASNQLLGGAGVATAQSVPLSFTPVRLPHPLPIYQQRPSFLPTDINQQGSILPPSNNVQLTSYTVQDDVVVPPEYERYIIARWGDRLFPNPEDYFGYNADYTGFVPIGSGADEGYLWVNHEYVSYPMSSVSPGQGAGLANTPTTDLAVLGFSLPTGASVSALSPSDRRFLMGEFYYNQGGSILRISRRNPQRRYTVVRDAKNRRIHGLSGLGINAGRTDGYQSVTAWGSHSYQQGDNNYLVSTGPAATEVFNLSSDGLGNKIIGTAYNCSGGTTPWGTILSAEENFQGSSLFFMGVQEGVLPNGTQTSYISGTSGAEFGLVGEKYGWLTEIDPANPNFRPRKHTALGRFRHENIAMRVEPGKKLVAYMGDDRRGGHTWKYVSTNQVVTPTDKANSSLFAKGKLYVAQFNANGTGRWILLSLNSPVNPATPSVLGAIELAALGSVSRGGNTRLPKRDGIAGQVGDGGSLVVTVTGAGALTEAQVIDSYKTKAGTKAAGQCLPVRLLHQSGSHSLRCFPGSQSSGGHPHRSSRRHRGQSP
- a CDS encoding GspE/PulE family protein, with translation MQATTPILSVWQRLKNREISCEEAIHLLVDGDGNVNLELLDQDVTSRFLREFPDRNNLPPLLPLLLWRNCYYLGSPGKLLPEAIKDLSNRVFTDIKIIPVSDKSFRNWFHTQKLDHHRISADPLVNPLTGEVEQEDIGEVTEIYLSKAVDQIGRIRTIISGALRNRASDIHLEPQPDGLLVRYRIDGILRNITILPPEVSRRAVVALKVMSDMDIAESRRPQDARIGAKYTAGQDGDLGLDMRVSTLPCVGGEKAVIRLLPRENPFASMAELGFSQKTLAIYQRWLSQPQGMIIFTGPTGSGKTSTLYTSLQAIAQEHVNVVTVEDPVEYILPRITQTQVNELAGMTFAVGLRAILRQDPDIIMVGEVRDHETAETAVRAALTGHLVLTTLHTNDAISAIPRLKDIGPDPGLISDALLGIVAQRLVRKICPHCTQPYQPSDNDLKVLGLAREQANPMTWRKGQGCARCFNSGFLGREAIIELLDVDEMVRQIIYEGTITQLNRYLQERNYDSFRKAAILKVTSGVTTISEVLRVLPHSALYRKASQAASPAVPQSGS
- a CDS encoding helicase-related protein — its product is MKHFGSGTQRVTQELTRQFPQLRWLRFDSDTTRTKGSHRALLSRFAQGEADLLVGTQMLTKGIDLPQVTLVGVVAADGLLHLSDYRANERAAQTLTQVAGRAGRGG
- a CDS encoding PhoX family protein, translating into MAANLAGGTPTARPEDIEVNPRNPREVFISYTDGAPGSDGYPDSHVFQVSKTFSGINGTQQSGGLYKIIEDSTDSTGLTFRWQRFVQGGEAGSIAGAGFANVDNLVFDPQGNIWGVTDMSTDLQNGFSVGSPNIPTTIDHAKTGDVSTLVGVFGSNWMFFIPTTGPDAGKMVPFAQGPNRCEMTGPTFVGGDTLIISVQHPSEDCLIGSTTVLNRDIPMLDLNGTLFTQNRNVPQGSNWPSNIEGNLNGPPRPSVIGIRRINSTGRFV
- the priA gene encoding replication restart helicase PriA; translated protein: MSWFWCQKSASPPELTDRFRARFGNQVCVYHSALSEGERYDTWRQMLCSHPQVVIGTRSAVFAPLPRLGLIILDEEHDTSFKQDSPAPCYHARTIAQWRAALSHCPLILGSATPCLETWISTQAVTQNYGETQGGSLPPYYLALPERIYARPLPPVEIIDMREELHQGNHSIFSRALQSALRDLSTKQQQGILFIHRRGHSTFVSCRSCGNVLDCPNCDVSLSYHWTHEQAQPLLRCHYCNFSQRHPPRMPQL
- a CDS encoding HAD-IC family P-type ATPase codes for the protein MIACFLWILVGISFVSRVHSLNDVVQRVAVIAGLVPAGLLLAITLAYGLGAVRMLGQNVLIQQANAVESLSNINVLCLDKTGTLTTNQIHLQTVLALDLPEAELLAILGDYAATTQSGNRTSEAIAAVCPGQVRPIAAEVSFSSARKWSALAFDHPDYPGSYVLGAPEILAAVTPLIATLQPQIQAGTEQGLRVLLFAHHPGELAIADPPELPTPLTPLGILIFGDTLRPEAKATLDGFARAGIEVKIISGDNPQTVAALARQAGLQSDIKVVSGQELAQMDPAEFAQVAQTSTIFGRITPDQKARLVRCLRDSGRYVAMTGDGVNDVLSLKQANLAIAMESGSKATRGVADIVLLNDSFAALPRAFLEGQRIRNGVQDAMKLFMVRGLCVTLLIFATAVVTDSFPLENKQSAIIALIGVGFPTMFIPVWATPGALPRRSMVRSMLHFIVPASLSLALVSLLIYLLYLVVAVLDLPPEAELTDVDLAIPRTALVTILIMGQLLLIPFLKPPTTAWVGGEPLSGDWRYAMVAVVLLGGYFVIVAVPAFRQFFELSRLSNFSYLFIGCVALEWCLILRLIWRTRFLDHFLGVDLD
- a CDS encoding rhodanese-like domain-containing protein, which codes for MSLKPIDPAFSEITVEALRYYLQTQSAAGIQLLDVREPQEVEIAHLEGFENWPLSQFPQWSDTLSTRLDPHAETIVICHHGMRSAQMCQWLVQQGFTQVKNLVGGIDAYSLRVDPTIPRY